A genomic region of Oryza glaberrima chromosome 1, OglaRS2, whole genome shotgun sequence contains the following coding sequences:
- the LOC127754554 gene encoding uncharacterized protein LOC127754554 yields the protein MPESSTNRFCKKVDLEVLPSRSDVGESSYHKHSLWMAHWARPSISPEPQNGQSCSPLKEIDDVGYSKDCGALPFELMKARVAERLMVGVSHGGVSAVNTRQFSTNMRGVARDVCQEVQCKNVDQMGSSFESSVMQKNVNLYAAKTVVSERYSVHKISDILVDSRKLCGTENLSSEWNHFPMFEINRKIDSILNPRRSTLVTSSEKIFVPQKSVKINMSTSNVMSFSSKEYQLHTHQVTDENRQCKSARGMLSHLDNYTGLNSDHAGKKLKGHLSIEEPCSCSKDDTDSSCSLADEHHARHYIPNSKKSPHRSCKNSSVYSASKMENQFVEGSLLEHKSEVYGACKKKQHLEGVAFHESALHREHQIKSVKTTAITNEGDMDTNGHHVDFGNLLQSDQQYLNKHTEDSAVNLTESCKTPDAIDSAMILKSKDESLAQEKRTNNKLIDNKRKGPCLFEMFTQPTKSNAKCSIDRTSSGKSCGNMTSGLLGAQKQFSTKTDTFYSEAHHASKSTAGFASASMQKDLGYPSSAKTEQLVTSSVKGVSSGSKGNEAVNASAEHRDFYPKATCANNQEWSMSKTSSMNLDLVLFQISRLKNPIPNALNESPACPDPSEKWLKRLQHDTSDSHVPCSKKPKVGDGPLAGGTCTVFGQVFDCDSDSTGMINHVKNKLICKGLTDQQSQEGSPMSAKSLNRWIGRWCRGGTPVFHGTSNLERQEAKSGMPSDDLEGQFPSIAAMAMMGRVMNKLRPCELQKRGPSVVWRTEGL from the exons ATGCCAGAGTCTTCTACCAACAGATTTTGTAAGAAGGTAGATTTAGAAGTTCTGCCAAGCAGAAGTGACGTTGGAGAATCATCTTACCACAAGCACTCCCTATGGATGGCACATTGGGCCAGACCAAGCATCAGTCCAGAACCTCAAAATGGCCAGAGCTGTAGCCCACTTAAGGAAATTGATGATGTTGGCTATTCAAAAGATTGCGGGGCTTTACCTTTTGAGCTCATGAAAGCTAGAGTAGCTGAAAGGTTGATGGTGGGAGTGAGCCATGGAGGTGTCTCTGCAGTAAATACTCGGCAATTCAGTACTAATATGAGGGGTGTAGCACGTGATGTTTGCCAAGAAGTTCAATGCAAGAATGTTGATCAGATGGGTAGCTCCTTTGAAAGTTCTGTGATGCAGAAAAATGTGAACTTATATGCTGCTAAGACGGTGGTATCTGAAAGATATTCTGTTCATAAGATATCTGATATATTGGTGGATTCTCGTAAACTTTGTGGCACTGAAAATCTGAGTTCAGAGTGGAATCACTTTCCAATGTTTGAAATCAACAGGAAAATCGACAGTATTCTTAACCCAAGGCGGTCTACGTTGGTCACATCATCTGAAAAGATTTTTGTACCACAAAAATCAGTGAAGATAAATATGTCTACGTCTAATGTGATGTCATTTTCATCAAAGGAATATCAGCTGCACACACATCAGGTAACTGATGAGAATAGGCAATGCAAATCTGCAAGGGGCATGCTATCTCATCTTGATAATTACACTGGCCTCAATTCTGACCATGCAGGGAAAAAGCTGAAAGGCCATTTATCAATTGAAGAACCATGCTCTTGCAGCAAGGATGACACTGACTCATCATGTTCATTAGCAGACGAGCACCATGCTCGCCATTATATCCCAAATTCAAAGAAGTCACCTCATCGGTCTTGCAAGAACAGTTCTGTGTATTCAGCAAGCAAAATGGAAAATCAATTTGTTGAAGGTTCTTTGTTGGAACATAAATCAGAAGTGTATGGAGCATGCAAAAAGAAACAGCATTTAGAGGGAGTTGCTTTCCATGAGTCTGCACTGCATAGAGAACATCAAATCAAGTCAGTTAAAACTACTGCCATTACCAACGAGGGTGATATGGACACTAATGGCCATCATGTGGACTTTGGTAATTTGTTACAAAGTGATCAGCAGTATCTGAATAAACACACAGAAGATTCTGCAGTGAATTTGACAGAATCCTGCAAGACACCTGATGCAATTGATAGTGCAATGATACTGAAGAGCAAGGACGAATCCCTGGCCCAAGAAAAGAGAACAAACAACAAATTGATAGATAACAAACGGAAGGGTCCCTGCTTATTTGAAATGTTTACACAGCCTACGAAATCAAATGCCAAATGTTCCATAGATCGAACATCTTCAGGGAAATCTTGTGGTAACATGACCAGTGGTTTATTGGGAGCACAGAAACAGTTTTCAACTAAAACTGATACCTTTTACAGTGAAGCTCACCATGCATCAAAATCTACAGCAG GATTTGCTTCAGCATCAATGCAAAAG GACTTGGGTTATCCATCCTCTGCAAAAACTGAACAGTTAGTGACTTCATCAGTTAAAGGAGTATCAAGCGGCAGTAAAGGAAATGAAGCAGTCAACGCGAGTGCAGAACACCGCGACTTCTATCCAAAAGCAACTTGTGCCAACAATCAAGAATGGAGCATGTCAAAGACATCAAGCATGAACTTAGATTTAGTTCTTTTCCAAATAAGCAGACTGAAAAATCCAATTCCTAATGCTTTAAATGAGTCGCCAGCATGTCCAGATCCAAGTGAGAAGTGGCTGAAACGCCTGCAACATGATACCTCAGACTCTCATGTTCCTTGTTCCAAGAAACCAAAGGTTGGAGATGGTCCATTGGCTGGAGGAACATGTACTGTGTTTGGTCAAGTGTTTGACTGTGACAGCGACAGTACTGGCATGATCAACCATGTGAAGAACAAATTAATATGTAAAGGACTCACTGATCAACAAAGCCAAGAAGGTTCTCCTATGTCAGCAAAAAGTCTTAATCGTTGGATAGGAAGATGGTGCAGAGGAGGCACCCCTGTTTTTCATGGAACTTCAAATCTAGAAAGACAGGAAGCCAAGTCTGGCATGCCATCGGATGATCTTGAAGGTCAGTTTCCAAGCATCGCAGCAATGGCGATGATGGGGCGTGTAATGAACAAGCTCCGGCCATGTGAACTTCAGAAGAGGGGTCCCTCTGTAGTCTGGAGGACAGAGGGGCTGTGA